From the Candidatus Neomarinimicrobiota bacterium genome, the window GAAGGAGTTGAGGTTTGCCATACGTGAAGGTGGTCGCACGGTGGGTGCCGGCGTTGTGACCAAGGTCATTGAGTAAATCTTGGCGGGAAAGAGCAAGAGAGATCTTCTTATTCTTGAGTGTCCGGAATGTCGCCGGCGAAACTACACAACATCAAAGAATCGCCAGCTCCATCCGGATAGAGTGACGTACAAGAAATATTGTCCCTGGTGCAGAAACCACACACCCCACAAGGAAACAAGATAGGCAGCGATGGTTGGCTTTCCCAAAGATGAGTTTAGGAGCGTAGCTCAATTGGTAGAGCACCGGTCTCCAAAACCGGCGGTTGCGGGTTCAAGTCCTGCCGCTCCTGCAACGGGCTGCGCCACACGGATATTGGAACTCCCCCGTGCGGTGTGTGAAGTCTCCTCCAAGTCAACGTGATACGGAAGATAGGACAGTTTTTTAACGGCGTGCAATTTGAAATGAAAAAGGTGTCGTGGCCAACATGGGAGGAGTTGCGCGGTTCGACGGTTGTCGTTCTGGGCCTCTCACTGTTTCTCAGCATGTTTCTGTTTGTCGTGGACTTTGTCCTTTCAAGGATCCTGAAGGTGATTCTGTAGAATGGACTGGTTCAGTATCAGAGTTCTTTCCGGAAAGGAAAAGAGGATTCGTGACGCGCTACTGATGGATATGGGAGAAGACGACAATGGGAATCAGATTGAGGAAGCGCTCGTACCCTCTGAAAACGTTGTGGAGATGAGGAGTGGGAAAAAGGTGGTCAGGAACAAGGTATTCTACCCCGGATACGTCCTCTTAAAGATGAACTTGAATCACCAGACGAGACATTTTGTGGAAAACATCCCGGGGATCATCAGTTTTGTAGGCCCCAAGGGGGAACCGGAACCTCTCAAGCCCGAGGAAGTCAAAAGAATTCTTGGTGAAGTGGAAACCAAGGATGGCCGGGAAGTGCTGGCTGCCAAATTCAAAGTTGGGGACGCTGTGAAAGTAACTGACGGTCCATTTATCGATTTTTCAGGATTTGTTCAAGAAGTCAATGAGGAGAAGCAGAAGGTAAAGGTGACGGTATCGATTTTTGGCCGGGCCACACCGGTAGAACTCGATTTTCTTCAGGTGGAGCACGAGAAATAGGGTCCCTACCATGGCGAAAAAAGAGCTGACGAAAATCAAGTTACAGATTCAGGGAGGACAGGCAAATCCTGCCCCTCCTGTTGGGCCTGCTCTTGGGCAGCATGGCGTCAACATTATGGATTTCTGCAAGGCTTTCAATGAAAAAACGAAGGATAATATGGGCACGGTCATACCCGTTGTGATCACGGTGTTTGAAAACCGGTCGTTTACTTTCATCACCAAAACGCCTCCCGCCTCCGTGCTGCTGAAACAGGCGGCCGGCGTGGAAAAGGGGTCGGGGGAACCGAACCGCGAAAAGGTGGGAAAGGTAACGGAAGAAGACCTGGTGCGCATCGCCAGGACTAAGATGTCTGATTTGAACGCCTACTCAGTGGAATCGGCTGTTGAGATGATTCGTGGTACCGCGAGGAGCATGGGGATAGAAGTTCAGTAGGATCTCATTTTATGAAACGCGGGAAAAAATATCGATCCGCTCTGGAAAAAATTGACAGGCTAAGAGAGTACTCTGTTTCGGACGCTATGTCACTGCTGAAAGATGTAGCGGGAGCCCAATTTGATGAAACGGTTCAGGTGGCAGTCAATCTAGGTGTGGACCCTCGCCATGCGGATCAGAATGTCCGTGTGACCGCCGCCCTCCCCCACGGGACCGGGAAAGAGGTCAGAGTGCTCGTTTTGGCAACGGGTCCCCGGGCCAAAGGTGCGGAAGACGCCGGAACCGATTTCGTGGGCGGCGAGGAATTCATCCAGAAACTGGAAAGCGGCTGGGATGAAGTTGACGTGATTGTGGCAGAGCCATCCATGATGCCAAAGTTGGGCAAACTTGGAAGGATTCTTGGCCCGAAGGGGTTGATGCCCAATCCCAAGAGTGGTACGGTGACCGATGACGTGGCGAGCGCTGTGAAAGAGATCAAGGGCGGTCGGATCGAGCTGAGGGTTGACCGTTTCGGGATAATCCACGCTCCTATCGGGAAGGTTTCCTTCGAGGCGGATCATCTGAGTGAAAACCTGAAATGGGTCATATCGACGTTGATGGATGTGAGACCCAGTTCTGTCAAGGGGGCCTATCTAAGGAAAGTGACCGTCTCTTCCAGTATGGGTCCCGGAGTGAAAATTGACAAATCCACGTTGGTTTGAGAATCCTGTGCCGACTCAGAAAAAACAGGACGCGGTCGCGAGTATTCAGGACAAATTCCAGGGTGCAAAGGGAATCTACTTCGCCGACTATCTTGGGCTCAACGTGGCGGACATGACTGAACTGAGGAGGAAATGCCGCGAAGAGGAAGTGGAACTCACAGTCGTGAAGAATACACTCGCTCGAAGGTCAGCGGACAACGCGGGACTTAAGGGCGTTGAAGATATATTTGAAGGTCCAACGGCCATCGCATTCAGTTACGTTGACCCGGTCTCCCCTGCCAGAATCCTGAGGCGATTCAAGGATTCCCATGATC encodes:
- a CDS encoding elongation factor Tu, with translation KELRFAIREGGRTVGAGVVTKVIE
- the rpmG gene encoding 50S ribosomal protein L33, with amino-acid sequence MAGKSKRDLLILECPECRRRNYTTSKNRQLHPDRVTYKKYCPWCRNHTPHKETR
- the secE gene encoding preprotein translocase subunit SecE gives rise to the protein MIRKIGQFFNGVQFEMKKVSWPTWEELRGSTVVVLGLSLFLSMFLFVVDFVLSRILKVIL
- the nusG gene encoding transcription termination/antitermination protein NusG — translated: MDWFSIRVLSGKEKRIRDALLMDMGEDDNGNQIEEALVPSENVVEMRSGKKVVRNKVFYPGYVLLKMNLNHQTRHFVENIPGIISFVGPKGEPEPLKPEEVKRILGEVETKDGREVLAAKFKVGDAVKVTDGPFIDFSGFVQEVNEEKQKVKVTVSIFGRATPVELDFLQVEHEK
- the rplK gene encoding 50S ribosomal protein L11 — its product is MAKKELTKIKLQIQGGQANPAPPVGPALGQHGVNIMDFCKAFNEKTKDNMGTVIPVVITVFENRSFTFITKTPPASVLLKQAAGVEKGSGEPNREKVGKVTEEDLVRIARTKMSDLNAYSVESAVEMIRGTARSMGIEVQ
- the rplA gene encoding 50S ribosomal protein L1, whose product is MKRGKKYRSALEKIDRLREYSVSDAMSLLKDVAGAQFDETVQVAVNLGVDPRHADQNVRVTAALPHGTGKEVRVLVLATGPRAKGAEDAGTDFVGGEEFIQKLESGWDEVDVIVAEPSMMPKLGKLGRILGPKGLMPNPKSGTVTDDVASAVKEIKGGRIELRVDRFGIIHAPIGKVSFEADHLSENLKWVISTLMDVRPSSVKGAYLRKVTVSSSMGPGVKIDKSTLV
- the rplJ gene encoding 50S ribosomal protein L10, with product MPTQKKQDAVASIQDKFQGAKGIYFADYLGLNVADMTELRRKCREEEVELTVVKNTLARRSADNAGLKGVEDIFEGPTAIAFSYVDPVSPARILRRFKDSHDLPRIKAFIIEGEVMDTASFGKISQLPAREQLFVQLVTGLSSPLTGLAVMLKSQIVVLIQTLGKLKKAGPS